The following nucleotide sequence is from Carassius carassius chromosome 16, fCarCar2.1, whole genome shotgun sequence.
TTGAAGACAGACCAAAGATAACATGTtatatttacccaaaacgaattatgttttatgtttaaccactaaagagacatcaaagaccagcggcacacatcagaaggtctagccgaggagaggctgctctcggcggatacataatcactgagctcccgctgatcacgTGGAGCTCACCATCTCCGAAATCGGTTTATAAACATTTCAtgccacaataacagtaatattttgaaaatgatcctaaTAAATGGTGTTGAAATCACAATGTTGCgtgaaccaatcagcatgtttagcaccCAAGTACTCGACCCAAGTCCCGTCcccaaaagttccggaactttgaaaaagtactacctcgtcAGCAGGGACTTTTAGTTCCTGCAGTAAAAACACACCGAAGTAGCTAGTTCTTGGGTAAAGTTTCTGCGGTGGAGTTGCGGCTATCCTTACCCTCCTTGCTGTGTGGCTTGCTGGTAACAGCtggaagcagccatgtgcggcacCATCGAGAAGGCTCACCAGAGGCTCAgtcaaacaaaaacataaatttcGGTGAGTCCCAAATTCCATCCAAATGGAAATAGTGCATCATGACCCGATGTGTTTGCACAACATGACTGTTGTGAGTGACAAATGCGCCAAGTAGTGATGCACGGGTCGaggttttttccaacccgcgggtcctgctttaatgaaattatttggcccgccccagcccgccccacaaataaagtaaaatttcttgacctgccccgacccgcgcatcggggccatcacggaagttacgttgctaATTAGACATTCGTATCGTAACCTtattaatataggctataggtagatgcactatgatggttcgttcGATAACAAATCTTTTAGGTAAATGAATCGGTAAATGAGatttttatattgcattatagATATACTGAAATAGTGATACAGCAAGGGTTTATGACTCCGACTTTAGACGGATTGCCaggatcatcatcttcatcttcatggtGGTAGGATGAACActtaacacaaacaaaaaaaaaatgggccCCAACGGTGAAAACTGATCTCTTGTCAACAAAGGCAAGTGGAACCAAGAACGAACCGAGCTCCGGGAAACTGAAAAAAGGGTTTTGTTTATGTGCacactttattattttagtttggtatttttcataaatgtgtttttatatgtatGTACCAGTCCTGTGTATTTAATACAGGCAAACTGTCATTTTGGTGTGGTATTTCTTTTATTGACATTCAATTCTCAGGCTCTTAACAATTTAGAGTTTTCTGATTCTGGTCCAAATTCCTATTGATGATAACCTCTCAGACTACGTTAGACTACTAAACTTATGTACATTATTACTACTACGCCGTAATTAGGGTTACACAATCTCTGATGTGCTGCCATATCTGGCTTTTATAGGCGGCTTGGCTTATCTTTTCTGcttaatttgacactttagaaagtGATTAAAGTGGGATGTTGCAGTTAGGGTTAGTGATATCTTCATCTTATCTAATTTACAAaatgggaatggagcgaggccggtggagtgattggaaatgagcaacacctgcgccactcaccggtcttgagtcccacggaggagcttcGGAAGGATAAAGAGGAGGAGTTAGGaccgtgaaggacgagagaggaccaggcctggattttattttatgtattttgtccGTGaagggctgtcgcgctgttttgtgtttattttatcattgaattgaattgaaatttatTTGACAAGATTATATACAAGTGTTTCATACACTTTAGAAAAACTGTTGAGGATAAAATCACAAAGCTCTATGCTTATTTCCATTGCGGCCCTCGATGTTAATATAAAGGTTATGTGTACATGCAGACAAAGCAACAGTCATAATTAATCACatttataaaatcaaattaatatCAATATAGTAGAGATAATTCACCAATTTGACATACAAATCACAACTGACAATAAACACACCACTAATTGACAAAATTTACAATGAAATCACCACAAAACACACTAACCACCCTCACCAAACAGCCATCTTTTTACCAATATTTTAAAACTCAAAAAATCTTTTACTTCctttattaaaactaatttaatttatgctataacactagtatatatatataaaaaacgatTTTTCCCCACCAAACTCTTAAATTTACATGGACAGATATTAAAATCTCTACCCCTAGTTTTATAGTAATGCTGCTGACTCACCATATAAAGCTAATTTTCTAAATAACTTGGAACCACATTATTGCCAATTCTATGTGTTGTacccatttttaaaaatataacccTTTTTTCCACAGTCAATAAACCCAACTGCTTAAAACTTTCAGTATGTACATGCAATCTAGAATGCACTTTTAAAATTATCCAAACTAATTTGTTTTGAGCCTTTTGCAATTTATTCTTGATAACTTGGGAACAACTGCCATAACAAAAGGAGGAAACATAATCAAATTAGGgttgaatcaaaaaaaaaaaaaatttatgtctgCCGGTTCCCAGCCCCTTCTTCCCGACATACAAACTGCGTTACAATTAACAATTGTTATTGATTAAAACTAGAACAGTTAtatgtttagtttatttcatttatttatacaggGACAATACACAACAAAAGTGCCAGAGTTAGCTATAAAACTAATTTGCATCTGTAGTCCCTGGGCAGGATGTGGTTagaaaattacaatacatatattatcacataatatttcaataaacagacaaaaaaagtAAAGTCAATGAactgttaattttatttacaaacaggTATTAAATTCCATCTTTCTGCTGCTCTAACTGAAAAAGATTGAAATATCTGACTTTTTTTCAATGCAGCAGTAAGTTTAATAACCGCTTGTTTTTTAGTCTTAGCATAAGTACAAACAACTGTATCATCTGCAAACATCTGAACCTGGTCCTCTTGACAAACTGTAGATAATTAATGTATGAACAAAATGGGTCCAAGAATCGACCCCCGTGGGACTCCAATATTAAGGTCAAGAAATGGTGAACAAGCATCATTAATTCATTGTACATAGTTTCCTTAGAATTAAGAATGACTCCATACGTGTTAATGTATTTGTAGATTAAATTAAACCTTGATCATTTAGATAAAATAACATTGGTTATTGACAGCACCAACAAAACCTGTCAAGACTGGATTTAGTTTGTTCAACGAAATAACAATTTGATATCTCCATAGAGCGATGTGCCCTAAATCCAAACTTAATAGGATGTAATGGAAAATGACCAAGATATAAATGCTTAGATGAATTAAACCAATCGTTTCAATTACTTTAGAAACAACTGGTAGAATACTGACAGGTCTATAGTTACATTTGCTGGATAACAAGTGTTATACACTATGTTCAacaagatgtgtttttttttcatcaaccgctaaaatgtcaaaatgaactTTTTTAAGTTTATGGTCTATTTTGTTCATGTTCTTCTGATGTTTGTTTTCTGCTAacctttttaaaattacaaaaaccgGTTACAGTgtagtttttacagtgtagtgcTATTTGTGTGCCTGCTAACACTTATAAAGTTTTGTCTTGTTTCTCTCCACATACAAAAATGTTTAAGAGAAAACTATTTTGTTGTCATGAATGTAATCATTAGAAAATCAAAGTATATTTAGATTAAAATGGACAAATCATAATGTCTGAGAAAGATTCTTGTCAATGTCTTTATATTAGTCGTATTTTTTTCTGTAGCATTTGAGAAATAGTTGTAATACTTTTCATTAGAGCACTCAGCACTTAAATAGGCTTTCAACTTAAATTCTGATGCAAACAATCAGTTTCTACCAGCAAACTGCTGCTGATCCTGAATGGCTTGTTTAATGAGTGTTTATAGTCTGAGGCTCATCAGTATTAGCAGCTGATGAAAATCATCGTTATTTCACGTCAATAGATCCTGTTTTCACCTCATTATTATGCTAATGACTTCTGTTAATTGCCACATTAAGCTCATTTTATTGCTGTCAACAGACTTAAGCAAATTACATGATCAGCTATTGTGACATTACAAGATAAAGATAAGTATCATATtggcatttatttaatgaatctgtgataaactatattaaaactaaaacatacataaacaaatTGTCCagttaaacaatttttaaatttctaaaattatatttctatgtttattctttaattttttcttacattgtTTGTATTTGGTAATTGTTGGGGTACCCCACCCCCCATATCTTTATAtgcctttaaattaaaaaagaggtcatataaatatagtgatttaaaaaatatatggatGGAATTCTTAGAAAACAAAAAGATATATAAATTGTTAGTATGTTAGTTAGTATGAAACACTTTGTGGTTAATTAACTTAAAAGTTACTTCATCTGGTGGATGAGTGaatattaccattttaaatgtgtaaattgttacacattaatgtgtaataactGATTTATCTTTAATTTTGGCAGATCTGCTCCTccttcagtgaagctcctcccacaactATCACACCTTCAGTGAAACTTCTCCCACAACAATCACACCTTCAGAGAAGCTCCTCCCACTGCAGTTAATCAATAAATGCTGGAATATTCCCATCAGTCTACAAGTGAAGACCAGCATCAAAGCATCAGGATGAAGTGAAATCTGCAGAGAGAGAGTTTATTGAAGAACAGAGAGAACATGAGAGATCTAGAACCCTGCAGAATGAAacacactgaagaacaaacaggttggtgtttATTATTCATCCTTCATCAATGAGGCCGAAGAACAATTAAAGTTATCAGCGGTTAATCAGATTTGATGTTTGTAGTAGAAACATAATCTaggagttgtaaaaaaaaaaaaaaaaaaaaaaaatgaagaaaaaatccAATAAATAATATAGGGGAGACTTTCTGTAAGAATAAATTGTATATTCTTGCCTTCGAGATCACAAATATAATTTTGGTTCAGGTTGGGTTATCTGAGCAGAGAAGAGCAGGTACAGAGGACCTAAGAATGAGTCACACAAGTGGTGCAGTTCATTCTAAGATCAGCTTTATTGTACAGGGGTTGTCACTTTTATAGGGAAATTAAACAGTAGAATGTCTGGCAAATAATAGCTGAACAAGCATAACAGACTATATTGGGTAATCAGGTATCAAGAGTAAGGTTCAAATGAGCTCATCATACTTTCATCACACAATGTCCTTTAACACAGGATGGTCACGTACACGAGCAGAATCTCACAATGGCCACTTTAAGACAGTCGAAGACATGTCTTACACAACCTTGAACAATCCTGGGCATATCTTATGTTTCTTGATTATACTTCCATAAACAATAATCATATGTGATATATACCTTCAGTTAGTATTCATTTTGTTATACAATTTTTCAGAATAGGAATAAAAAATGGTTAGTACAACTCTTAATCAGGATTACACACGTATATCAGATTCAGTTTTCAGGCTCTAACTCATAAGTATGCACATAATCATCCGCAGTATAACTATCAGCATCTGTTGGAAAATCCTCAGCTTCAATCACATTCATCTCCAATCGCTCCGGGACCATAGCAAAGGTCTGTACTGGATTGGTTATGTGCAGCATTGCTTGATAGGTATATCTTGTGGTGAGCGCTGTAACAGAACGCATTATAGAAGTACTAATACATTGCATCACACAGGGTGATATTAGCAGAAGAATCACTATTAGAATAACAATAGGTACAACAGTATGTAGAATCCAAGTTCCCCATCCTCCCCATAGGCCACTGAGCCAGTTCAGCCAGGAATCATTTTTCTTTGGGTCTGGAATGGATTCTCTCATGTGGTCCACAATGTTGGTAATGTTGTCTGAATTATCTGGAATGTAAAAACAGCAAGATACTCCTAACCTTTTACAAACTACTCCCTGCTGCGATGTCAAAAGGTTGAGGACAAGTCTATTTTGATCTACTGCTTCTCTCATCTTTTTCAATTCCTCTGTTATTAAACCTAATGCATGAGTAGTATCATTTTCCAATGACAAGACTTGCCAAGCTAAACCATTGATTTTGTTTAAAGCAATGGAGGTTCCTACCCCTGGAAAGAAACTAGCTATGGACCATCCCACATTTTCCCATGGGGTTGTCCAGGGCGTAGCTGTTTTATACCCATTGTATCGATCAGGCATACTATGTACCTCTCTTTTCCATCTGCGTGGTGGTGTCTGACTATCACAGGTATCAATGTCTTTACGTGTCAATACGGTAGTTCCGGTGGAGAGTAGAGCTGGATAACAACATCCACGCCATTCTCCTTCATCCAAATGGTAATAAGCCATTCCCCCACAGGTCCAAATTATACCTGGGGAGCTATCAAGATAAGAAAATGGACAATGAAAATTCTCAACAGACTGGTTATCATACTTAATAGTACAATTAGGATGATCTCCAGCATTTTGAATCAGAGTTATTACATACTTACAATCTGACATCCCTACATAATGTTTTCCTTTGGTTGAACAGATACACAAATCTGCGAGATTTGACTGTACATGAAAGGCTGGTCCTTTGAAAGGCAGTCTTTTATATGAACAATTATAATCTTGGAGCGAAAACAATGCTCTGTTTGTTCTTAGATTATTTGTCATCTGTAGAATTTTAGACATCTGTGGCGGTATATCGCATCTGTTTCTTTCAAGACATACCATATCTGAAGTTACAGGGTGTGTTTTCAACGCTGAGTGGAGTTGCATACAAATCCAACATTCTCTATCTATTTCTTCCTTTAAAACTGCATGCACATGCATAATTTCCTTCATACCTAGCCTTAACTGTCCTCACTTCCTAAACATTATCGCTTAGATCAGAACTCATGATAAATTCTATATCTTTGGTGGATGTATCCTGTGGGAGATCAATCAGATTTGGAGACAGAACAGAAAGTATTCTTTCAATGCCTCTGTCTTGTtcaggcatcacaacattaatCTGAACTTCCTGATAATCATCTGTTCCTGTTTTAGACCATGCACAATAATATCTTCCAGCGTCAGAATACTGAACCTTGGATATTGAAATTTTTTGCAACCATGCATAGCCCTTACTCCCATCTCTCCATATCATTCCTGCCTGTTCCTTCTCCACTATTTCTTTCTTAAATCTTTCATCAATTCCCCATGCTCCTGTCCCATAATAAGCTTTGACATCAGACCAACTACAAAGTTCTGATCAAAAATAGATTTCAGTGCCATATAGACTTCTGATGGGTTTTAGATTCTCCAGGATCACAGGATCACACAGAAAACTTTAATCTCCTCCTTGTCTTAAAGTGATTCTTAGTGGATTGGTGTGAGGGGGGCTTACCCTTGCCTCAGCTAGTTCTCTTTTCTGTGGCCCTGTATCATTCTGTCTCACTTTCTCTACctcccttaaaaaaataaattacacaactATTATAGCTATTGTCATTAAGACACATGTGGTTCCTCTTAGTCCACACATTCCTGGCAATCGGAATGGGTGCCACGGTTTATGTCTCCCTTCTACTCTTCTTGAAATAAGAATTTGTAATGGGTTTCAACTAGTAATTTTGTGACGTTATCTATTTTATAGATGATTAATACTCCGTTCTGGTGTGTCTGTCTTGGACGAATTATGGCTACTTAAGCGTTAGGAGGTCTTCTGGCTATTCCGGTTTGTAACAGTGCCCATGCATCTATTGCATTTTCGGGTGGGTGTGCATATATTTATAACTGTGCCACGAGTTACGTCGCTAGCAGGTAATCCTAAATTCTCTAATGCTTTAAATGCTATTTCATACCACGTTTGTCCCTGCACTAATGTCCATTCTCTTAAAAACTCAAAGATTCCGTATTTTCGAGTAAACAACCAAAAGGTAGTTCGGTTTGGAAATAACCTTTGCAAGATTATGTTCTCTAGGTTAGGATGTGCTTCTAATGTAGCCTCAGCTAAGCATACAAGTTCTTCATTGAAATCAGTAGCTGCTTCAGCTAGTGTGCGCAGAGTAAAACTCTCTAACGGTGGTATGTCCATCAATAAAATTTAGCCCTTAATGGTAACAGGGTGGTGTAAGGAGTTAGCACTGTTCTGGCTCAATGGGCCAACTATCTTCTTGCTTTGGACAACCCCCACCTCACTATAAGAGGTAGTTCCTTCCTCCGCTTAACCAGTGCCTCTCCCTCCCTGCTAAGCAGTAAGGGGAATCCCCGTTCGAGATTTTATATGAAATTGGAGCTTGCCTGCTCTCCTGTAGAGTAATTCTTCAGGCGTGAGGCGTGTATCCACTGCGGTTGATGGTCTGTCAGCATTTCCCTGTCCTGGTTACTGCGATCACAGTGGCTGGTCCAAGATATCTTGGTTCTCCCACCTTCGTTGGCTTCAGGCTTTTGATAAGCACACTCTGCCCTGGAACAAAGGGGTGAGTAGGCTTTTCTGAGGGAAGATGAAGACACAAAGAAATATCAGCACATATGGAGTTAAGTTTCTCAATGAGGGAAGTGACATAGTCCACCTGTATCACCTCCAGATCACCTAAGGAAGTAAAGCCTGCGCGACCTTTAACCCATGGGGTCGGGAAAGGTCTACCCATTAGCATTTCAAATGGTGAAAACTTAGTGGTGGAAGATGGAGTCATTCTTATTTCTGTCAAGAAAGCAGTTAGCAAATCTACCCATTTCTTTCCCGTATCAATAGAGGCTTTAGTGAGCCTTCGTTTGACCCTCTGGTTAAGTCTTTCCACATTTGACGAAGACTGTGGATGGTAAGGTATGTTCAGGTGCCAATCAATCAATAATACTTTAGCGAGTAGCTGTGTTACCTTTGATGCGAATGGTGTTCCATTATCACTCTCAATAGTGTTAGGTATCCCAAATCTAGGAATTATTTCTTTTGTCAAAATCTTTACCACTGTTTTAGCATCTTCCTTTGCACATGGAAATGCTTCTGGCCACTATGAAAATCGATCCACGATATTTTTAAAAAGCTATTGGCAGCATGTGTGTGAAATCAATTTGTACATGTTGAAATGGTGCTTCTGGAAGCGGTAATGCGCCGTCTATAATAGATTTGTGCGGGTTTACCTGTGCACATGTGAGACACGAATCTAAAATCAGCTTTGCTGTCTTGTGCACATCTGCAATACAATAAAATTTATCAATAACTTGTACTACTTTTGCACAACTTGTATGTGACAATCCATGGTAGTGTCTGATAAGGACAACTAGTCCTAATTTTGGTAGGGCTATTCTTCCTTTCTCATCTCTTAAGAGTCCATCTTTGTCTGGAGCACAGTTATGTTTACTCCAGTGCTCTAAATCAACTTGGGTAGGTTGACTCTGcaaaattttaatttctatgtCAGGAACATTTGTCACATGCACCGTCATAGCTACCTGTGTTTTGTCACCCATATTAAATTGTGATTTTTATCTGGACTTTGGCTGCTTCTTTTGCAGCTTCATCAGCTCTTCTGTTTCGTACAGCCTGTTCTTCCTCACCTGTTGCGTGACCTTTTACCTTTACTATGGCCACTTCGGCGGGTAGCTGTACTGCTTTGGTTAACTGTCCTATTGGGTTTGAATGTGCTATGGGTTTCCCATCTGCAGTTTTGAAATCTCTTGCTTCCTAAGTTTTGGCGAAGTGGTGTACCACTCCCCATGCATATTTTGAATCAGTATAAATAGTTACTCTTTTTCCTTCCATCAGCTCACATGCTCTTATTAATGCTACTAATTCAGCAGCTTGGGCTGAGCTAAAATCTAAAGCAAATGCTTCAATTG
It contains:
- the LOC132159439 gene encoding uncharacterized protein LOC132159439 — encoded protein: MQLHSALKTHPVTSDMVCLERNRCDIPPQMSKILQMTNNLRTNRALFSLQDYNCSYKRLPFKGPAFHVQSNLADLCICSTKGKHYVGMSDCKYVITLIQNAGDHPNCTIKYDNQSVENFHCPFSYLDSSPGIIWTCGGMAYYHLDEGEWRGCCYPALLSTGTTVLTRKDIDTCDSQTPPRRWKREVHSMPDRYNGYKTATPWTTPWENVGWSIASFFPGVGTSIALNKINGLAWQVLSLENDTTHALGLITEELKKMREAVDQNRLVLNLLTSQQGVVCKRLGVSCCFYIPDNSDNITNIVDHMRESIPDPKKNDSWLNWLSGLWGGWGTWILHTVVPIVILIVILLLISPCVMQCISTSIMRSVTALTTRYTYQAMLHITNPVQTFAMVPERLEMNVIEAEDFPTDADSYTADDYVHTYELEPEN